The Cloeon dipterum chromosome 3, ieCloDipt1.1, whole genome shotgun sequence genome includes a region encoding these proteins:
- the LOC135940541 gene encoding vesicular glutamate transporter 1-like isoform X3, protein MLATPPSSADASPDEKTAIKSHLHYTQSLTEIPHHQRRSSRWLSRIQRRHVVAILAFLGFCQVYALRVNLSVAIVAMTANRTIISEGNIKTEQDFDWDSKSQGIILSSFFYGYAVTQGVTYPSIHAVWSRWAPPLERSRLVTIAFSGSYFGTVISLPLSGYLAETFGWASIFYVFGVIAIIWCIVWLIVVSETPQEDKQITEEELDYIRATVGPAANHVKVNMDPPWKRFVTSLPVWAIMLAHFSENWGFYTLLTELPTFMNDVLGFDLKHAGLLSALPYLVMGTVVQIGGQLADYLISNGHLSTTKVRKLCTCGAFIFQTLFLIAAAHATSATAVVACLTVAVGFGGFAWAGFSVNPLDIAPQFASILMGLSNTVATLPGMISPLLTGHLVQRKTPEEWQTVFYIAGGIYLAGAVFYAMFASGKLQRWAELPDGELLCADTHSRASTEDLPFGSGTCGDSD, encoded by the exons ATGCTGGCGACCCCTCCGAGCTCAGCGGACGCAAGTCCGGACGAGAAAACCGCAATTAAATCACACCTGCACTACACACAATCACTGACGGAAATTCCACATCATCAAAG GAGAAGCAGCAGGTGGTTGAGCCGAATACAGAGAAGACATGTAGTGGCAATTCTTGCATTCCTTGGCTTTTGCCAAGTTTACGCACTGAGAGTTAATCTGAGCGTGGCAATCGTGGCAATGACAGCAAACAGAACAATCATTTCAgaaggaaatataaaaact GAACAAGACTTCGACTGGGACAGTAAATCACAAGGAATCATCTTAAGCTCTTTCTTCTACGGCTATGCAGTAACCCAA GGAGTGACATACCCAAGCATACACGCAGTCTGGAGTCGCTGGGCGCCACCACTAGAGCGGAGCCGATTAGTCACCATTGCTTTTTCTGGAAGCTATTTTGGAACTGTTATATCACTTCCATTGTCAGGATATTTGGCGGAAACATTTGGCTGGGCTTcgatattttatgtttttg GcgtaattgcaattatttggTGCATCGTTTGGCTGATTGTGGTCAGTGAAACTCCCCAAGAGGACAAACAAATCACTGAAGAAGAACTTGACTACATCAGAGCAACAGTCGGGCCTGCAGCAAACCACGTGAAGGTG AACATGGACCCTCCATGGAAAAGATTCGTCACTTCATTACCGGTATGGGCGATCATGCTAGCCCATTTCAGCGAAAACTGGGGATTTTACACCCTGCTGACAGAGCTGCCGACATTTATGAACG ATGTGCTTGGATTTGATCTGAAACACGCTGGACTGCTGTCAGCTCTGCCGTATCTAGTCATGGGGACTGTTGTTCAAATAGGAGGACAATTGGCCGATTACCTAATCTCAAACGGTCATCTCTCTACGACAAAA GTCCGAAAGCTGTGCACGTGTGGTGCTTTCATCTTCCAGACGCTGTTTTTGATAGCAGCGGCACACGCCACAAGTGCTACCGCGGTGGTGGCTTGCCTGACTGTTGCTGTTGGCTTTGGAGGATTTGCTTGGGCCGGATTTAGCGTGAACCCCCTAGACATAGCACCACAGTTTGCCAGCATTCTGATGGGCCTATCAAACACAGTGGCAACCCTTCCTGGCATGATTAGCCCTCTGCTCACAGGACACCTTGTGCAGCGAAAG ACCCCAGAAGAGTGGCAAACCGTTTTCTACATTGCTGGAGGAATTTATCTGGCTGGGGCAGTTTTCTACGCAATGTTTGCATCAGGGAAGCTACAACGCTGGGCAGAGTTACCGGATGGAGAGTTGCTGTGTGCTGACACCCACTCACGCGCTTCCACAGAGGATTTGCCATTCGGTTCTGGTACATGTGGCGATTcagattaa
- the LOC135940541 gene encoding sialin-like isoform X1: MLATPPSSADASPDEKTAIKSHLHYTQSLTEIPHHQRRSSRWLSRIQRRHVVAILAFLGFCQVYALRVNLSVAIVAMTANRTIISEGNIKTEQDFDWDSKSQGIILSSFFYGYAVTQIPGGWLATRIGGKKMFGLGILVTAIITLLTPLLAWTGFYYLVVGRIIEGIFEGVTYPSIHAVWSRWAPPLERSRLVTIAFSGSYFGTVISLPLSGYLAETFGWASIFYVFGVIAIIWCIVWLIVVSETPQEDKQITEEELDYIRATVGPAANHVKVNMDPPWKRFVTSLPVWAIMLAHFSENWGFYTLLTELPTFMNDVLGFDLKHAGLLSALPYLVMGTVVQIGGQLADYLISNGHLSTTKVRKLCTCGAFIFQTLFLIAAAHATSATAVVACLTVAVGFGGFAWAGFSVNPLDIAPQFASILMGLSNTVATLPGMISPLLTGHLVQRKTPEEWQTVFYIAGGIYLAGAVFYAMFASGKLQRWAELPDGELLCADTHSRASTEDLPFGSGTCGDSD; encoded by the exons ATGCTGGCGACCCCTCCGAGCTCAGCGGACGCAAGTCCGGACGAGAAAACCGCAATTAAATCACACCTGCACTACACACAATCACTGACGGAAATTCCACATCATCAAAG GAGAAGCAGCAGGTGGTTGAGCCGAATACAGAGAAGACATGTAGTGGCAATTCTTGCATTCCTTGGCTTTTGCCAAGTTTACGCACTGAGAGTTAATCTGAGCGTGGCAATCGTGGCAATGACAGCAAACAGAACAATCATTTCAgaaggaaatataaaaact GAACAAGACTTCGACTGGGACAGTAAATCACAAGGAATCATCTTAAGCTCTTTCTTCTACGGCTATGCAGTAACCCAA ATTCCAGGAGGGTGGTTGGCGACAAGAATTGgtggaaaaaaaatgtttggtctCGGTATTCTTGTGACTGCCATCATTACCCTTTTGACTCCACTTTTAGCTTGGACAGGATTTTACTACCTCGTAGTAGGTCGGATTATTGAAGGAATTTTCGAG GGAGTGACATACCCAAGCATACACGCAGTCTGGAGTCGCTGGGCGCCACCACTAGAGCGGAGCCGATTAGTCACCATTGCTTTTTCTGGAAGCTATTTTGGAACTGTTATATCACTTCCATTGTCAGGATATTTGGCGGAAACATTTGGCTGGGCTTcgatattttatgtttttg GcgtaattgcaattatttggTGCATCGTTTGGCTGATTGTGGTCAGTGAAACTCCCCAAGAGGACAAACAAATCACTGAAGAAGAACTTGACTACATCAGAGCAACAGTCGGGCCTGCAGCAAACCACGTGAAGGTG AACATGGACCCTCCATGGAAAAGATTCGTCACTTCATTACCGGTATGGGCGATCATGCTAGCCCATTTCAGCGAAAACTGGGGATTTTACACCCTGCTGACAGAGCTGCCGACATTTATGAACG ATGTGCTTGGATTTGATCTGAAACACGCTGGACTGCTGTCAGCTCTGCCGTATCTAGTCATGGGGACTGTTGTTCAAATAGGAGGACAATTGGCCGATTACCTAATCTCAAACGGTCATCTCTCTACGACAAAA GTCCGAAAGCTGTGCACGTGTGGTGCTTTCATCTTCCAGACGCTGTTTTTGATAGCAGCGGCACACGCCACAAGTGCTACCGCGGTGGTGGCTTGCCTGACTGTTGCTGTTGGCTTTGGAGGATTTGCTTGGGCCGGATTTAGCGTGAACCCCCTAGACATAGCACCACAGTTTGCCAGCATTCTGATGGGCCTATCAAACACAGTGGCAACCCTTCCTGGCATGATTAGCCCTCTGCTCACAGGACACCTTGTGCAGCGAAAG ACCCCAGAAGAGTGGCAAACCGTTTTCTACATTGCTGGAGGAATTTATCTGGCTGGGGCAGTTTTCTACGCAATGTTTGCATCAGGGAAGCTACAACGCTGGGCAGAGTTACCGGATGGAGAGTTGCTGTGTGCTGACACCCACTCACGCGCTTCCACAGAGGATTTGCCATTCGGTTCTGGTACATGTGGCGATTcagattaa
- the LOC135940541 gene encoding vesicular glutamate transporter 2-like isoform X2: MLATPPSSADASPDEKTAIKSHLHYTQSLTEIPHHQRRSSRWLSRIQRRHVVAILAFLGFCQVYALRVNLSVAIVAMTANRTIISEGNIKTEQDFDWDSKSQGIILSSFFYGYAVTQIPGGWLATRIGGKKMFGLGILVTAIITLLTPLLAWTGFYYLVVGRIIEGIFEGVTYPSIHAVWSRWAPPLERSRLVTIAFSGSYFGTVISLPLSGYLAETFGWASIFYVFGVIAIIWCIVWLIVVSETPQEDKQITEEELDYIRATVGPAANHVKNMDPPWKRFVTSLPVWAIMLAHFSENWGFYTLLTELPTFMNDVLGFDLKHAGLLSALPYLVMGTVVQIGGQLADYLISNGHLSTTKVRKLCTCGAFIFQTLFLIAAAHATSATAVVACLTVAVGFGGFAWAGFSVNPLDIAPQFASILMGLSNTVATLPGMISPLLTGHLVQRKTPEEWQTVFYIAGGIYLAGAVFYAMFASGKLQRWAELPDGELLCADTHSRASTEDLPFGSGTCGDSD; encoded by the exons ATGCTGGCGACCCCTCCGAGCTCAGCGGACGCAAGTCCGGACGAGAAAACCGCAATTAAATCACACCTGCACTACACACAATCACTGACGGAAATTCCACATCATCAAAG GAGAAGCAGCAGGTGGTTGAGCCGAATACAGAGAAGACATGTAGTGGCAATTCTTGCATTCCTTGGCTTTTGCCAAGTTTACGCACTGAGAGTTAATCTGAGCGTGGCAATCGTGGCAATGACAGCAAACAGAACAATCATTTCAgaaggaaatataaaaact GAACAAGACTTCGACTGGGACAGTAAATCACAAGGAATCATCTTAAGCTCTTTCTTCTACGGCTATGCAGTAACCCAA ATTCCAGGAGGGTGGTTGGCGACAAGAATTGgtggaaaaaaaatgtttggtctCGGTATTCTTGTGACTGCCATCATTACCCTTTTGACTCCACTTTTAGCTTGGACAGGATTTTACTACCTCGTAGTAGGTCGGATTATTGAAGGAATTTTCGAG GGAGTGACATACCCAAGCATACACGCAGTCTGGAGTCGCTGGGCGCCACCACTAGAGCGGAGCCGATTAGTCACCATTGCTTTTTCTGGAAGCTATTTTGGAACTGTTATATCACTTCCATTGTCAGGATATTTGGCGGAAACATTTGGCTGGGCTTcgatattttatgtttttg GcgtaattgcaattatttggTGCATCGTTTGGCTGATTGTGGTCAGTGAAACTCCCCAAGAGGACAAACAAATCACTGAAGAAGAACTTGACTACATCAGAGCAACAGTCGGGCCTGCAGCAAACCACGTGAAG AACATGGACCCTCCATGGAAAAGATTCGTCACTTCATTACCGGTATGGGCGATCATGCTAGCCCATTTCAGCGAAAACTGGGGATTTTACACCCTGCTGACAGAGCTGCCGACATTTATGAACG ATGTGCTTGGATTTGATCTGAAACACGCTGGACTGCTGTCAGCTCTGCCGTATCTAGTCATGGGGACTGTTGTTCAAATAGGAGGACAATTGGCCGATTACCTAATCTCAAACGGTCATCTCTCTACGACAAAA GTCCGAAAGCTGTGCACGTGTGGTGCTTTCATCTTCCAGACGCTGTTTTTGATAGCAGCGGCACACGCCACAAGTGCTACCGCGGTGGTGGCTTGCCTGACTGTTGCTGTTGGCTTTGGAGGATTTGCTTGGGCCGGATTTAGCGTGAACCCCCTAGACATAGCACCACAGTTTGCCAGCATTCTGATGGGCCTATCAAACACAGTGGCAACCCTTCCTGGCATGATTAGCCCTCTGCTCACAGGACACCTTGTGCAGCGAAAG ACCCCAGAAGAGTGGCAAACCGTTTTCTACATTGCTGGAGGAATTTATCTGGCTGGGGCAGTTTTCTACGCAATGTTTGCATCAGGGAAGCTACAACGCTGGGCAGAGTTACCGGATGGAGAGTTGCTGTGTGCTGACACCCACTCACGCGCTTCCACAGAGGATTTGCCATTCGGTTCTGGTACATGTGGCGATTcagattaa
- the LOC135940542 gene encoding sialin-like, producing MASRSESSMQISETTSSERPTSKSGCCSMPRRYLVAFLAFLGFWNVYALRVNLSVAIVAMTSNYTVTLDNGTVIQKRDFDWDSKTRGLLLSSFFYGYIITQIPGGWLGARVGGALLFGAGIASTALLTLLTPLAATGGVTFLFVLRVLEGVFEGVTYPCIHAVWARWAPPMERSKLATLAFSGSYVGTVVALPLSGYLAKHVGWPYVFYVFGFIGLVWYAVWVAVVREGPELDPRISQEELEYIQKSLGQQPQKTSPPWGQFFKSAPVWAIITAHFAENWGFYTLLTQLPTFMKDTLEFDLKDAGLLSALPYLAMAAVLQMAGHLADWLRSKEFISTTGVRKLFNCGAFISQTTFMMLAAYLLTPLASVACLTVAVGLGGFAWSGFSVNHLDIAPQYASVLMGLSNTFATLPGIISPALTGIIVHSKSVEEWKIVFYIASAIYLFGAVIYAICASGERQPWAILDEPSPAEVKKNEHDRYNGLYDFNSTEQLKLPRPKLYHNDINDF from the exons ATGGCTTCAAGAAGTGAGAGCAGTATGCAAATCTCGGAGACAACTTCTTCGGAGCGGCCGACCAG TAAATCTGGATGCTGTTCGATGCCTAGAAGGTACTTAGTCGCGTTTTTAGCGTTCCTTGGATTCTGGAACGTTTACGCTCTGCGAGTCAATTTGAGCGTGGCCATTGTCGCGATGACCAGCAATTACACAGTTACTCTGGACAACGGTACCGTCATTCag AAAAGAGACTTTGATTGGGACTCCAAGACAAGAGGACTTTTACTCAGCTCCTTTTTCTATGGTTACATAATCACCCAAATCCCGGGTGGTTGGCTAGGAGCAAGAGTCGGAGGCGCCCTCCTTTTCGGTGCCGGAATAGCGTCCACCGCGCTTTTGACCCTTTTAACGCCTTTAGCAGCTACTGGAGGCGTCACCTTTCTTTTTGTGCTCAGAGTTTTAGAAGGTGTCTTTGAG GGCGTCACATATCCATGTATTCACGCGGTCTGGGCTAGGTGGGCGCCGCCTATGGAGCGTAGCAAATTGGCAACTTTGGCTTTTTCAGGCAGCTACGTTGGCACAGTGGTTGCCCTTCCACTCTCTGGCTACCTCGCAAAGCATGTTGGCTGGCCTTATGTTTTCTACGTGTTCG GATTCATAGGCTTGGTTTGGTATGCAGTTTGGGTGGCTGTGGTGAGAGAAGGGCCAGAGCTTGACCCACGCATCAGCCAGGAAGAGCTGGAATATATCCAGAAGTCACTAGGTCAACAGCCACAAAAA ACAAGCCCACCATGGGGACAGTTCTTCAAATCAGCACCAGTTTGGGCAATCATTACGGCGCACTTTGCCGAAAATTGGGGATTTTACACTCTCCTGACACAACTGCCCACCTTCATGAAAG ATACGCTCGAGTTTGACCTGAAGGACGCAGGATTATTGTCTGCTTTACCCTACCTTGCCATGGCCGCGGTTCTCCAGATGGCTGGACATCTTGCTGACTGGCTACGGTCAAAAGAGTTCATCTCAACGACTGGCGTCAGGAAGCTTTTCAACTGTGGTGCCTTCATCAGCCAGACAACGTTCATGATGCTCGCAGCGTACCTTCTGACTCCATTGGCATCCGTGGCTTGTCTCACGGTGGCTGTCGGACTCGGTGGATTCGCCTGGAGTGGATTCAG TGTAAATCACCTTGATATCGCACCTCAATATGCCAGTGTTTTGATGGGGCTGTCCAACACATTTGCGACACTACCTGGCATCATTAGTCCGGCACTGACTGGCATAATTGTCCATAGCAAG AGTGTGGAAGAGTGGAAAATAGTTTTCTACATAGCCAGCGCGATATACTTGTTTGGAGCTGTGATTTACGCGATCTGCGCTTCTGGCGAACGACAGCCGTGGGCGATACTAGACGAACCGAGTCCCGCAGAAGTCAAGAAGAATGAACACGATCGCTACAACGGTCTCTACGACTTCAACTCCACAGAACAGCTCAAGCTACCGAGGCCCAAACTGTACCATAATGATATCAACGATTTCTAA
- the LOC135940545 gene encoding uncharacterized protein LOC135940545 encodes MRLTPSKILFTLILGVLILTTWLIVSQNGPDHYIVQNCQNSEEFQDALHKLAKDTHDVLSNLGLTHALCYGALWGQIRISRSLPWENDVEFCVLNEELMQKDEASIFSTFRRKQLHLSYDSVDGVYTVSNLAPTPPSDLARGVVKLIVFEEDSKTARLPGGKGMLRRVGWKRRVMPPDCEGIAILECFPPNLVTPPLPERNFGGYFLPVPREGVEIQKYHYIDNWWKEVIPKNC; translated from the exons ATGCGACTGACTCCTTCAAAAATCCTTTTCACGTTGATACTCGGCGTACTCATTCTGACTACCTGGCTGATCGTGAGCCAAAATGGTCCTGATCACTACATTGTTCAAAATTGCCAGAACTCGGaagaatttcaa GATGCGCTTCACAAGCTTGCCAAAGACACGCACGACGTGCTCTCGAATCTGGGCCTGACGCACGCCCTTTGCTATGGAGCCCTTTGGGGACAGATTCGCATCTCTAGATCCTTGCCCTGGGAGAACGACGTCGAGTTTTGCGTGCTCAACGAGGAGTTGATGCAGAAAGACGAAGCGTCTATTTTCAGCACTTTCCGACGCAAGCAGTTGCACCTGTCGTACGACTCTGTGGACGGCGTGTACACTGTTTCGAATCTTGCTCCTACCCCACCCTCTGATT TGGCAAGAGGAGTTGTGAAGCTAATCGTATTTGAAGAAGACAGTAAGACCGCACGACTGCCTGGCGGGAAAGGCATGCTGCGCAGAGTGGGATGGAAAAGAAGAGTCATGCCTCCAGACTGTGAAGGAATCGCAATACTTGAATGCTTTCCACCAAACCTAGTCACACCACCTCTACCAGAAAGAAATTTTGGCGGCTATTTCTTACCAGTGCCAAGGGAGGGCGTGGAAATTCAAAAGTACCACTACATTGACAACTGGTGGAAGGAAGTGATACCAAAGAATTGTTAG